In the genome of Paenibacillus pabuli, one region contains:
- a CDS encoding glycerophosphodiester phosphodiesterase: protein MNKFPLITAHTGCMGLPDHSFESLQAALRLGADIYEDDIRSTRDGVLVLAHDNDITLADGSHGSLVEMKLEELDARLSAPIPKLQDVLEHIREAGKIMNLDIKTDSVLEPVSSLVDRMGMTEKVFLSGCEYGTAIQAGQWVPHIRRLLNVNTHSFRSLPYGEAVTQACAEAREAGCFGLNLPYQFVRPELLEAVRRNGLDIYVWTVTEANDMRRLAQWGVDSITTRDPAKLIAIRRETEFAEENRDWTIS from the coding sequence ATGAACAAATTCCCGCTGATTACAGCCCATACGGGCTGCATGGGCCTTCCCGATCATTCTTTCGAGTCACTTCAGGCGGCCCTGAGACTTGGCGCAGATATTTACGAAGATGACATCCGTTCGACCAGGGACGGAGTACTGGTGCTCGCCCACGATAACGATATCACGTTGGCAGACGGAAGCCACGGAAGCCTTGTAGAAATGAAGCTGGAGGAACTGGACGCTCGCTTGTCAGCCCCGATCCCGAAGCTTCAGGATGTGTTGGAGCATATTCGCGAAGCCGGTAAAATCATGAATCTTGATATCAAAACGGATAGCGTTCTGGAGCCGGTCTCCTCCCTGGTTGATCGGATGGGAATGACGGAGAAGGTGTTCCTAAGTGGCTGCGAATATGGGACGGCGATCCAAGCCGGGCAGTGGGTGCCGCACATCCGAAGATTGCTGAATGTGAACACCCACAGTTTCAGGAGCCTTCCTTATGGCGAGGCAGTTACACAGGCTTGTGCAGAAGCCCGCGAAGCCGGATGTTTCGGGCTCAACCTACCGTATCAGTTTGTGCGGCCAGAGCTGCTAGAAGCCGTGCGTCGCAATGGTCTGGATATCTATGTTTGGACGGTTACAGAAGCGAACGATATGCGACGTCTTGCGCAATGGGGCGTCGATTCGATAACAACCCGCGATCCGGCGAAGCTGATCGCCATCCGGAGAGAAACGGAATTTGCAGAGGAGAATAGGGATTGGACAATAAGCTGA
- a CDS encoding CehA/McbA family metallohydrolase codes for MKWFACELHTHTLHSDGSQTLEELAAGAANLGFDAIALTDHNTMSGLSGKTEIEQKYGLRILPGMEWTTFYGHMVTIGLSAFADWRQADRDGIDEGMETVHRLGGIAGLAHPFRIGSPACTGCFWEYEIGNWSAVDYIEVWSGTFPSIQTNNRRAFDLWTQKLNEGYRIAATSGRDWHGQGETDEPISVTYLGIEDDALAGKGDSTAALSIHEATLIQSLREGRASVTLGPLLTLTLDAGGAVYAIGSTVPSVSGKRKVAEEPIRANLRVDFSVRAGLWSLSEQICRLKLYSNLGEELNLEVPYSSDGQTMQFEAQLGESAPDNPRRWLRAELWGIVRGFHVLIAFTNVIYFEEGGPQ; via the coding sequence ATGAAGTGGTTCGCCTGCGAACTGCATACACATACGCTGCACAGCGATGGCAGTCAGACGCTGGAAGAATTGGCAGCAGGAGCAGCCAATCTGGGCTTTGACGCCATCGCACTGACCGACCACAACACAATGTCCGGCCTGAGCGGAAAAACAGAAATCGAACAGAAATATGGATTGCGAATTCTCCCCGGCATGGAGTGGACGACTTTTTATGGCCATATGGTGACGATAGGACTCAGCGCTTTCGCCGACTGGCGTCAAGCGGATCGGGATGGGATCGATGAGGGAATGGAGACCGTGCATCGCCTCGGCGGAATCGCCGGGCTTGCTCATCCCTTCCGAATCGGCAGTCCGGCCTGTACCGGTTGCTTCTGGGAATATGAGATTGGGAACTGGTCCGCCGTCGATTATATCGAAGTCTGGTCCGGCACGTTCCCTTCCATTCAGACAAACAATCGCCGGGCATTTGATCTGTGGACACAGAAACTGAATGAAGGTTATCGGATTGCCGCCACTTCGGGCCGGGATTGGCACGGGCAGGGCGAGACAGACGAGCCAATCTCGGTTACTTACCTTGGCATAGAGGACGATGCATTGGCGGGAAAGGGAGATTCGACAGCAGCCCTTTCGATCCATGAAGCAACGCTTATCCAATCCCTGCGGGAAGGGCGTGCTTCTGTAACGTTAGGACCACTTCTGACCCTGACGCTGGACGCCGGAGGTGCAGTCTATGCAATCGGATCCACGGTTCCATCGGTAAGTGGGAAACGCAAAGTCGCAGAGGAGCCGATACGGGCGAACTTGAGGGTGGACTTCTCGGTCCGTGCCGGACTGTGGTCGCTGTCAGAGCAGATCTGCAGATTGAAGCTGTACTCCAATCTCGGCGAGGAACTTAATCTGGAAGTTCCGTATTCATCGGACGGACAGACGATGCAATTCGAAGCTCAACTTGGGGAGTCCGCTCCAGATAATCCCCGCAGGTGGCTTCGTGCCGAGCTGTGGGGAATCGTACGAGGATTCCATGTGTTAATCGCCTTTACCAACGTGATTTATTTCGAAGAAGGAGGCCCACAATGA
- a CDS encoding FAD-dependent oxidoreductase: MSKKVLIVGGVAGGASAAARLRRLDEHAEIIIFEKGPYISFANCGLPYYIGGSIEERERLLVQTPKGMADRFNIDVRTRSEIVAIDPNTRTVQVQSQERGQYEESYDELILSPGAKPIIPDLPGKDNPLIYTVRSIPDIDRIKKQINSSNNDSSIVIGGGFIGVEMAENLKEAGLDVTLIEGNGQLLTPFDTELAAALAQEMEQNGVKLLFSQRVQGFHSLEHGIGVELADGGVLTADLVILAIGVTPDTAFLRNSGVSLGTRGHIMVNEALESSVSHIYAVGDAIEVTETIHGTKTAIPLAGPANKQGRIVADRIAGLSSIYKGTQGTAIIKVFGMTGAATGSNEKTLKRLGIDYRTVIVHPASHASYYPGSSAITLKLLFTPAGKILGAQAVGYDGVDKRIDDIAVAIHFGGHISDLTELELSYAPPYSSAKDPVNMAGYAAENITAGRVETFTYNQLSERQPEQSILLDVRSELEHRNGNIPGSINISVDELRQRLDELDSTKDIWVYCQVGLRGYTASQILRQHGFNVKNLSGGYKTYRQAQFRPAPISTGNDENNDGQDQNNNSKHAVVKETELPNLISSQPERIDNELNVCGLSCPGPLIQLKQKMDQLSNGETLRVKASDPGFYEDVKAWASMSGSSLLHLERSKGGTIEAVIAKNTTQPVSSDVGTPKEEPASTMVVFSGDLDKAIASLIIANGAAASGRKVTMFFTFWGLNVIRKHQPQPVSKTMIGRMFDMMLPRGSQKLGMSKMNMFGVGPKIIRGIMKNNNVASLEELMQTASVQGVEFVACQMSMDLMGIQREELIDSVNIGGVGYYLGQAAQANHNLFI, encoded by the coding sequence ATGAGCAAAAAAGTACTGATTGTAGGTGGAGTAGCGGGTGGTGCATCAGCAGCTGCCCGTCTGCGACGTCTGGATGAACATGCCGAAATTATCATATTTGAAAAAGGACCCTATATATCATTTGCCAATTGCGGCTTACCTTATTATATTGGTGGCTCGATTGAGGAGCGAGAACGTCTGCTGGTCCAAACGCCCAAGGGGATGGCTGATCGATTTAATATTGATGTGCGTACACGAAGTGAGATCGTCGCTATTGATCCCAATACTCGCACAGTCCAGGTACAAAGCCAGGAGCGTGGTCAATATGAAGAAAGCTATGACGAGTTGATTTTGTCACCAGGTGCAAAGCCAATTATTCCCGATCTGCCAGGTAAGGATAATCCACTGATTTATACAGTGCGCAGCATTCCAGATATTGATCGCATCAAGAAGCAAATAAATTCATCTAACAACGATTCATCAATTGTTATTGGTGGAGGGTTTATTGGTGTTGAAATGGCGGAAAATTTAAAGGAAGCCGGATTGGATGTAACGTTGATAGAGGGTAATGGTCAGCTGCTGACCCCGTTTGATACTGAGCTGGCTGCAGCATTGGCGCAGGAAATGGAGCAAAATGGGGTAAAGCTGCTGTTCTCCCAGCGTGTACAGGGCTTTCATTCACTTGAGCATGGCATTGGTGTTGAGCTTGCAGATGGTGGTGTTCTGACGGCTGACCTGGTTATTCTTGCGATAGGAGTAACTCCAGATACAGCTTTTCTGAGAAATAGCGGAGTTTCCCTAGGAACACGTGGACATATTATGGTCAACGAAGCGCTGGAAAGCAGCGTGTCCCATATCTATGCTGTTGGTGATGCCATCGAAGTAACTGAGACCATTCATGGCACAAAGACAGCTATTCCGCTTGCTGGACCTGCCAACAAACAGGGACGCATTGTTGCAGATCGAATTGCCGGACTAAGTTCCATCTACAAAGGAACACAAGGGACAGCCATTATTAAAGTGTTTGGAATGACCGGAGCAGCTACAGGCAGTAATGAGAAAACACTAAAGCGTCTCGGCATCGATTATCGAACTGTAATTGTGCATCCTGCCTCTCATGCATCGTATTATCCGGGTTCCAGCGCGATTACTCTTAAACTGCTGTTTACGCCGGCAGGTAAAATTTTAGGCGCACAAGCCGTTGGTTATGACGGTGTGGATAAGCGTATTGATGATATTGCTGTAGCCATTCATTTTGGGGGTCACATCAGTGATTTGACAGAGCTGGAGTTGAGTTACGCTCCACCGTATTCCTCTGCGAAAGATCCAGTGAATATGGCTGGCTATGCAGCTGAGAATATTACGGCTGGACGTGTTGAAACATTCACCTACAATCAGCTATCTGAACGCCAGCCGGAGCAGTCGATATTGCTGGATGTACGCAGTGAGCTGGAGCATCGTAATGGAAATATTCCGGGTTCAATAAATATTTCTGTGGATGAGCTTCGTCAGCGATTAGATGAATTAGATTCAACCAAAGATATCTGGGTATACTGCCAGGTTGGTCTACGTGGATATACAGCTTCGCAAATTTTGCGACAACATGGCTTTAATGTGAAAAATCTGAGTGGAGGCTATAAAACATACCGCCAAGCACAATTTCGGCCTGCTCCAATTTCTACCGGAAACGATGAAAATAATGACGGACAGGATCAGAACAATAATTCGAAACATGCTGTAGTAAAGGAAACAGAGCTCCCCAATCTAATTTCTTCACAGCCAGAGCGTATCGATAACGAGTTGAACGTGTGCGGTTTAAGTTGTCCGGGTCCGCTGATACAACTCAAACAGAAAATGGATCAATTATCGAATGGAGAGACCCTGCGGGTGAAAGCTTCCGATCCAGGATTTTATGAAGATGTGAAAGCATGGGCAAGCATGTCTGGTTCCTCACTTCTACACTTGGAACGATCCAAAGGCGGTACTATTGAAGCTGTAATTGCCAAGAATACCACACAGCCCGTATCTTCAGATGTGGGAACTCCCAAAGAGGAGCCTGCGAGTACGATGGTTGTCTTCAGTGGCGATCTGGATAAAGCGATTGCTTCTCTTATTATTGCAAATGGGGCAGCAGCAAGTGGACGTAAAGTAACCATGTTCTTTACATTTTGGGGATTGAATGTTATCCGTAAACATCAGCCACAACCTGTGTCCAAAACAATGATTGGCCGCATGTTTGACATGATGCTACCACGTGGAAGCCAGAAGCTTGGCATGTCAAAAATGAATATGTTCGGAGTTGGCCCAAAGATCATTCGTGGCATTATGAAGAATAATAACGTTGCTTCTCTGGAAGAACTGATGCAGACCGCATCTGTGCAGGGAGTTGAGTTTGTCGCTTGTCAGATGTCCATGGATCTAATGGGCATTCAGCGTGAAGAATTAATTGATTCGGTTAACATTGGTGGGGTGGGTTACTATCTGGGGCAGGCAGCTCAAGCAAACCACAACCTGTTCATTTAA
- a CDS encoding ArsR/SmtB family transcription factor produces MNTEAFDSTNLKQFDEPANLLKALSHPIRLCIVRGLMRKKKCNVSYMQECLGLPQSTVSQHLQKLRSAGIVATERNGLEVNYVLADQRIEQMIPILFGEEDCES; encoded by the coding sequence TTGAATACTGAAGCTTTTGATAGCACTAATCTAAAACAGTTCGACGAACCTGCTAATTTACTGAAAGCTCTATCTCATCCGATTCGTCTGTGCATTGTGCGCGGTTTGATGAGAAAAAAGAAATGTAACGTTTCATATATGCAGGAGTGTCTGGGCCTCCCGCAATCAACAGTGTCTCAGCATTTGCAGAAGCTACGCAGTGCAGGTATTGTAGCGACTGAGCGCAATGGCCTTGAAGTAAATTACGTGCTAGCCGACCAACGGATTGAACAGATGATACCTATTTTGTTTGGAGAGGAAGATTGTGAATCATGA
- a CDS encoding GNAT family N-acetyltransferase, translating into MKESTLYAVTDRLNIRQFGSQDTLPFYEYRANPTVSQFQSWENFSYEDAELFVEKQMNHTPNQPGTWFQFALALTDSDLLIGDCALHTPLHEPRIVEIGFTLSPEYQGHGYIHEALRALLDYIFRTLGKHKVNAFTDVRNQKSIHVLERLGMRREGHMLQNYMSKGHWVDEYQYAILQSEWLMD; encoded by the coding sequence ATGAAGGAGTCTACGTTATATGCAGTAACAGATCGTTTAAATATCAGACAATTTGGCTCGCAGGATACGCTGCCTTTCTACGAGTACCGAGCTAATCCAACCGTTTCCCAGTTCCAGTCCTGGGAAAACTTTTCGTATGAGGATGCCGAATTGTTTGTTGAAAAGCAAATGAACCACACGCCTAACCAGCCAGGTACATGGTTTCAATTCGCTCTTGCCTTAACGGATTCGGATCTGCTTATCGGGGATTGCGCGCTGCATACACCACTTCATGAACCGAGAATTGTAGAGATTGGGTTCACCCTCTCACCCGAGTATCAAGGGCATGGATATATCCATGAAGCGCTTAGGGCTCTGTTGGATTATATTTTTAGAACACTGGGTAAACACAAGGTTAATGCATTTACTGATGTACGGAACCAAAAATCCATTCATGTTCTCGAACGCTTGGGCATGAGGCGTGAAGGGCATATGCTGCAAAACTATATGTCAAAAGGACACTGGGTGGACGAGTATCAGTACGCCATTCTTCAATCGGAGTGGTTAATGGACTGA
- a CDS encoding LacI family DNA-binding transcriptional regulator yields MDNKLNYSLRELAQLAGVSKSTASRVISGNGYASPEVRDRVLKAVEQLRYKPSAVARAMVAKRTYNIGVIVFRDRLPIVSHTLYGRIIDEILMAAEAMGYSIFLKTDREMSLRSTDYMLEQRVDGLILVSRLQKNVIDYVKNFNIPYLMVNGSTEDPEVVHLVSNDEAGGGRAADHLYDCGHRKFFIIAGPGEHRSHSLRLAGFRKRLEFLGICLGQEGVAVVESSESSFDSGWKLMEEHYETFREGQYTALFSTNDMLALGAMKVLMERGVRIPEEVSVMGYDNTEIAGMYHPSLTTVSVDAAGIGRDAVSILDRLIRGEDSVPNLIEYESEVIIRQSTNGKEDRTCCGTGNM; encoded by the coding sequence TTGGACAATAAGCTGAATTATAGTTTGCGGGAGCTCGCCCAACTGGCCGGTGTATCAAAATCGACTGCTTCTCGGGTCATCTCCGGTAACGGATACGCAAGTCCCGAGGTCAGGGATCGCGTTCTAAAGGCGGTCGAGCAGCTTCGTTATAAGCCGAGCGCTGTCGCACGGGCGATGGTCGCCAAGCGCACGTACAACATCGGAGTAATCGTTTTCCGTGACAGGCTGCCGATCGTGTCTCACACGCTGTACGGCAGAATCATTGACGAGATTCTAATGGCCGCTGAAGCGATGGGCTACTCCATTTTCCTGAAGACTGATCGGGAAATGTCGCTACGATCCACCGACTATATGCTGGAACAGCGGGTGGATGGACTCATTCTGGTCAGCCGGCTGCAGAAAAACGTCATCGACTACGTCAAAAACTTCAATATCCCATATTTGATGGTGAACGGATCGACAGAAGATCCAGAAGTGGTGCACCTTGTAAGCAATGATGAAGCTGGTGGAGGACGGGCGGCAGATCATCTGTATGACTGCGGACACCGCAAATTCTTCATCATCGCCGGACCAGGCGAGCATCGCAGCCATTCTCTGCGGCTGGCGGGCTTCCGCAAACGGCTGGAATTTCTCGGGATTTGTTTAGGCCAGGAAGGGGTTGCTGTCGTCGAGTCATCGGAATCGAGCTTTGATTCCGGCTGGAAGCTGATGGAGGAACATTATGAGACATTTCGGGAGGGACAATACACCGCTCTTTTCAGTACCAATGACATGCTGGCACTGGGTGCGATGAAGGTGCTCATGGAGCGCGGAGTCCGCATTCCGGAGGAAGTGTCAGTTATGGGTTACGACAATACCGAAATAGCGGGCATGTACCACCCGTCGCTGACTACCGTTAGCGTGGATGCGGCTGGTATCGGACGAGATGCTGTATCCATTCTCGACCGCCTAATCAGAGGCGAGGATAGCGTACCGAATCTGATCGAATACGAAAGCGAAGTGATTATTCGTCAGTCGACGAATGGAAAGGAGGATCGGACATGTTGTGGTACTGGAAACATGTAG
- a CDS encoding ABC transporter ATP-binding protein — MQLSVRELAKRYKTGEGVSGINIDIEKGELVTLLGPSGCGKTTVLRSIGGFLEPDSGDILIEGKSVIQLPPEKRPTSMVFQSYNLWSHMSVYDNLAFGLKIRKMPKAEIRMAVEDALKLVRLSGFGKKYPAELSGGQQQRVALARSLLLNPAVLLLDEPFSALDAKLRHEMREELREIQMKTGLTMVFVTHDQEEALSLSDRIIVMNHGHIEQIAPPQKIYDEPASLYVAGFIGKMNFLKGVAEGESIRIGKLRLPNEKGLSGQVTVAVRPEDVQVSGTTKGEGVLEGKVKQVMILGHYAEVTVELVEFGMIRAFLNKEFVDQLQVGKDVGVSISKMTGFPVDELN, encoded by the coding sequence ATGCAGTTGTCTGTACGAGAGTTAGCCAAACGCTACAAAACCGGTGAAGGGGTCAGTGGCATCAACATTGATATTGAAAAAGGCGAGCTGGTCACCCTTCTTGGCCCTTCCGGGTGCGGAAAAACCACCGTGCTGCGGAGCATCGGCGGGTTTCTCGAACCGGACTCCGGTGACATCCTGATCGAGGGCAAGAGTGTCATTCAATTGCCACCGGAGAAACGGCCAACCTCAATGGTGTTCCAGAGTTATAATTTGTGGTCCCATATGTCGGTATACGACAATCTGGCGTTCGGCCTGAAAATTCGCAAAATGCCGAAAGCAGAAATCCGCATGGCAGTTGAAGATGCGCTCAAATTGGTCCGACTGTCGGGCTTCGGAAAGAAGTATCCAGCCGAGCTCTCGGGTGGACAGCAGCAGCGGGTTGCACTGGCTCGGTCACTGCTGTTGAATCCGGCGGTACTTCTGTTGGACGAGCCTTTCTCGGCGCTGGACGCCAAGCTGCGGCACGAAATGCGCGAGGAGCTGCGTGAGATCCAAATGAAGACCGGACTCACGATGGTCTTTGTCACGCATGATCAGGAAGAAGCCCTGTCGTTGTCCGATCGCATTATCGTCATGAACCACGGGCACATCGAGCAGATTGCTCCTCCGCAGAAGATTTACGATGAGCCCGCCTCATTATATGTCGCCGGTTTCATTGGCAAAATGAATTTCTTGAAGGGGGTGGCGGAAGGAGAGAGCATCCGGATTGGAAAGCTTCGCCTGCCAAATGAAAAGGGGTTAAGCGGACAGGTGACGGTCGCGGTACGACCGGAAGACGTTCAGGTGAGCGGTACGACAAAGGGTGAAGGTGTTTTGGAGGGCAAGGTCAAACAGGTGATGATTCTTGGACATTACGCCGAAGTTACCGTGGAACTGGTGGAATTCGGCATGATACGTGCTTTTCTGAACAAAGAGTTTGTTGATCAACTGCAGGTAGGAAAAGATGTCGGCGTCTCAATTTCAAAAATGACCGGATTTCCGGTCGATGAACTGAACTGA
- a CDS encoding MerR family transcriptional regulator, which produces MLTIGEVAKKVEITIGAIRFYERKGLLKPAARSEQNNRLYSEDDLNWLVFIKCLRKTGMSVEDIKKYYDKVNEGTSTLPERTKLIQDQRQKLLEDIEEKKAQIVHLDNKLERYYRGENY; this is translated from the coding sequence ATGTTAACGATTGGAGAAGTAGCGAAAAAAGTAGAGATCACGATCGGAGCGATCCGCTTTTACGAAAGAAAGGGACTGTTGAAGCCTGCTGCGCGAAGCGAGCAGAATAACCGTCTTTACTCGGAAGATGATCTAAACTGGCTGGTTTTTATCAAATGTCTTCGGAAAACCGGAATGAGTGTGGAGGATATCAAAAAGTATTATGACAAGGTAAATGAAGGAACCTCAACCCTGCCGGAAAGAACCAAACTGATACAGGATCAAAGGCAAAAGCTGCTTGAAGATATTGAAGAGAAAAAAGCACAGATCGTTCATCTGGATAACAAATTGGAACGCTATTATCGCGGAGAAAATTATTAA
- a CDS encoding SDR family NAD(P)-dependent oxidoreductase — translation MKKIAFVTGANKGIGFEIVKQLGQAGWKVVLGARSAERGQAAVSKLTSKGLDIEFVQIDMSDLKSIERAAATITKDYSDLKLLINNAGMPGAFSRSFTDTKEEDLRNAFEVNFFGTFRLNQRLFALIQDNEGTIVNVSTDMASLDHMQNAGFALNAFDYNSSKTANNAMTVSMAYELKNSKAQVFAVTPGFTTTDLNGNAEGGKSKEAAAAIIVGYATDGKHHNGEFLDGRGVYAW, via the coding sequence ATGAAAAAAATCGCTTTTGTAACCGGAGCAAATAAAGGAATCGGATTCGAAATTGTTAAGCAATTAGGTCAAGCAGGCTGGAAAGTTGTTCTTGGTGCACGCAGTGCCGAACGGGGCCAAGCGGCTGTTTCCAAGCTAACTTCCAAGGGGTTAGACATCGAATTTGTGCAAATTGACATGAGTGACTTGAAAAGCATCGAACGGGCAGCCGCTACAATTACTAAGGATTATTCGGACTTAAAACTTCTGATCAATAATGCGGGTATGCCTGGTGCCTTCTCCCGTTCTTTTACGGACACCAAAGAGGAAGATCTGAGGAATGCTTTCGAAGTCAACTTTTTTGGAACCTTCCGTCTGAACCAGCGTTTGTTCGCTTTAATTCAAGATAATGAAGGCACAATCGTTAATGTATCGACTGACATGGCTTCTTTGGATCATATGCAAAATGCTGGCTTTGCTTTAAACGCTTTCGACTACAACTCGTCCAAAACGGCAAACAATGCCATGACCGTTTCGATGGCTTATGAACTCAAAAACAGTAAGGCTCAAGTATTTGCGGTTACGCCTGGATTCACAACAACAGACCTTAACGGTAATGCTGAAGGCGGTAAATCGAAAGAAGCGGCAGCTGCGATTATCGTAGGTTATGCGACAGATGGCAAACACCATAACGGGGAATTCTTGGATGGGAGGGGCGTGTACGCCTGGTAA
- a CDS encoding extracellular solute-binding protein encodes MRLKKPLLSLLTVVGLSMSLLAGCGNGSDSKSSTPNDGSAAAASDPVSFNFYFTGSQNVKDLWDSLEPMFEKEHPDIDVNLVYIPSGTGAEPTYDRIVAAKKAGKGSGDIDLYEDGINYVAQGTKDGTWAQLNENDIPNLSKVNAGTMKDVDNYAVPYRSSAVVLAYDSSKISNPPTTLDELLQWIKSNPEQFAYNDPSTGGSGSSFVQTIVYKDLPEEDIHNSDPAIMEKWDGGFDTLKEIGTYVYGKGIYPKKNQGTLDLLMNGEVSLIPAWSDMVLQQLNEGLLPDTIKMQQITPGFNGGPTYLMVNQESDKKEAINEFLNFVLSPEAQEVIVDKMNGFPGIELSNMSQEMQDKFDGVAEGFRTFNIGDLGTEINKRWQSDVASK; translated from the coding sequence ATGCGTTTGAAGAAGCCATTGTTATCATTGTTGACGGTTGTGGGATTGTCCATGTCATTGTTGGCCGGGTGTGGAAACGGAAGCGACAGTAAAAGCAGTACCCCGAACGATGGAAGTGCTGCGGCTGCAAGCGATCCAGTATCTTTTAACTTTTATTTTACCGGTTCGCAAAACGTCAAGGACCTGTGGGATTCGCTCGAGCCTATGTTTGAGAAAGAGCATCCGGATATCGACGTGAATCTGGTCTATATCCCGTCCGGTACTGGAGCTGAACCGACTTATGATCGGATTGTAGCCGCCAAGAAAGCGGGCAAGGGCTCAGGAGATATTGACCTGTACGAGGACGGAATCAACTATGTCGCGCAGGGCACAAAGGATGGTACCTGGGCACAGCTGAACGAGAACGACATTCCTAACCTGAGCAAAGTCAATGCGGGCACGATGAAAGATGTGGATAACTATGCAGTTCCATATCGTTCATCCGCCGTGGTGCTGGCCTATGACAGCAGCAAAATTTCCAATCCGCCAACGACGCTGGACGAGCTGTTGCAATGGATCAAATCTAATCCCGAGCAGTTTGCCTACAATGACCCGTCAACAGGCGGCTCGGGCAGCTCGTTCGTGCAGACGATTGTCTATAAGGACCTGCCGGAAGAAGATATTCACAACTCCGATCCGGCGATCATGGAGAAATGGGACGGCGGTTTCGACACCCTCAAGGAAATCGGAACCTATGTGTACGGAAAGGGCATCTATCCGAAGAAGAACCAGGGTACACTGGATCTGTTGATGAATGGCGAAGTATCTTTGATTCCGGCCTGGTCAGACATGGTACTGCAGCAGCTGAACGAAGGTTTGCTGCCGGATACCATCAAGATGCAGCAGATCACACCGGGCTTCAATGGCGGACCAACTTACCTGATGGTCAACCAGGAGTCGGACAAGAAGGAAGCAATTAATGAATTTCTGAACTTTGTCCTGTCCCCTGAAGCGCAGGAAGTCATCGTCGACAAAATGAACGGCTTCCCGGGCATTGAACTCTCCAACATGTCGCAGGAGATGCAGGATAAGTTTGATGGTGTAGCCGAAGGCTTCCGTACGTTCAACATCGGGGATCTGGGCACGGAGATTAACAAACGCTGGCAGAGCGACGTAGCCTCGAAATGA
- a CDS encoding ABC transporter permease, translating into MLWYWKHVGPRRIIEFVLLTLFAVFFAGPLVNLLVLAFSERWNYPDILPQVWGFKWWEFVLAKDDIVSSISLSFLIATLVTLLSIVVCIPAAYAFARLQFPLKRMFLFSFLLTHAFPKMGLYVSIAVLFYRIGLMNTLLGVVLIHMINVLMFMTWIPTSAFRNVHRAQEESARDVGASPFKVFRSITLPMAMPGIMVASIFTFLNSLDEAQGTFLVGIPDFKTMPIVMYSIISDFPSSAGAVFSIILTLPTIILLVAAQRLVSADVLASGFQMK; encoded by the coding sequence ATGTTGTGGTACTGGAAACATGTAGGACCGAGAAGAATTATCGAATTTGTATTGCTGACATTGTTCGCCGTTTTTTTTGCGGGTCCTTTAGTCAACCTGCTTGTGCTTGCCTTTAGCGAAAGGTGGAATTATCCAGATATTCTGCCCCAGGTATGGGGCTTCAAATGGTGGGAATTTGTGCTGGCGAAGGACGATATCGTCTCATCAATCTCGCTGTCATTCCTCATTGCCACCCTGGTAACGCTGCTGTCCATCGTTGTCTGTATCCCAGCAGCATACGCCTTCGCAAGGCTCCAGTTTCCGCTGAAGCGGATGTTCCTGTTTTCGTTCTTGCTGACGCACGCCTTTCCAAAAATGGGGCTGTACGTCTCTATCGCAGTCCTTTTCTACCGGATTGGATTGATGAATACGCTGCTTGGTGTTGTGCTAATTCATATGATCAACGTGTTGATGTTCATGACCTGGATTCCGACCTCGGCTTTCCGTAATGTGCACCGTGCGCAGGAGGAATCCGCTCGGGACGTTGGAGCGAGCCCATTCAAAGTGTTCCGCAGCATCACGCTGCCAATGGCAATGCCAGGCATCATGGTCGCTTCAATCTTCACATTCCTCAATTCACTGGACGAAGCGCAGGGGACGTTCCTGGTTGGCATTCCCGATTTCAAAACCATGCCAATCGTCATGTATTCCATCATTTCCGACTTTCCGAGCAGCGCCGGGGCTGTATTCTCGATCATCCTGACGCTGCCAACAATTATTCTGTTAGTGGCAGCTCAGCGGCTGGTGAGTGCGGACGTGCTGGCGAGCGGTTTTCAAATGAAATAA